The following are encoded together in the Bacillus cereus group sp. RP43 genome:
- the gcvPA gene encoding aminomethyl-transferring glycine dehydrogenase subunit 1, with protein MLHRYLPMTEEDKKEMLQTIGVQTIDELFSDIPESVRFKGDLKIKEAKSEPELLKELSQMASKNANLKEYASFLGAGVYDHYAPVIVDHVISRSEFYTAYTPYQPEISQGELQAIFEFQTMICELTGMDVANSSMYDGGTALAEAAMLAAGHTRKKKILVSKAVHPESRAVLETYAKGQHLEVVEIDHKDGVTDLDVLQSEVDDTVACVIVQYPNFFGQVEKLADIEKIVHQQKSLFIVSSNPLSLGALTPPGKFGADIVIGDAQPFGIPTQFGGPHCGYFATTKAFMRKIPGRLVGQTVDSDGKRGFVLTLQAREQHIRRDKATSNICSNQALNALAASVAMTALGKQGVKEMARQNISKAQYAKRQFEAKGFTVTFAGPFFNEFVVDCKRPVKEINDVLIQKNIIGGYDLGRDYKEHENHMLVAVTELRTKEEIDTLVNEMGAIQ; from the coding sequence ATGTTGCATCGTTATCTTCCAATGACAGAAGAAGACAAAAAAGAAATGTTACAAACAATCGGCGTTCAAACGATTGATGAGTTATTCTCTGATATTCCAGAGAGTGTTCGTTTTAAAGGGGATTTAAAAATTAAAGAAGCAAAATCAGAGCCAGAGCTTTTAAAAGAGCTATCTCAAATGGCTAGCAAAAATGCGAACTTAAAAGAATATGCTTCTTTCTTAGGAGCAGGTGTATACGATCATTATGCTCCAGTAATTGTTGATCATGTTATTTCTCGTTCAGAATTTTATACAGCTTACACACCATACCAACCAGAAATTTCACAAGGAGAATTACAAGCAATTTTTGAGTTCCAAACAATGATTTGTGAATTAACAGGAATGGATGTAGCAAACTCTTCTATGTATGACGGAGGTACAGCTTTAGCTGAAGCGGCAATGTTAGCAGCTGGTCATACACGCAAAAAGAAAATTCTTGTATCTAAGGCAGTTCATCCAGAATCAAGAGCGGTACTTGAAACATATGCAAAAGGTCAACATCTTGAAGTTGTTGAAATTGATCATAAAGACGGTGTAACAGATTTAGACGTATTACAAAGTGAAGTAGATGATACAGTTGCTTGCGTAATCGTTCAATATCCAAACTTCTTCGGACAAGTTGAAAAGTTAGCTGATATCGAAAAAATCGTTCATCAACAAAAATCATTGTTTATCGTTTCTTCAAATCCATTATCATTAGGCGCATTAACACCGCCAGGAAAATTTGGTGCTGATATTGTAATCGGTGATGCACAGCCATTTGGTATCCCAACGCAGTTTGGTGGACCTCATTGTGGTTACTTTGCAACAACGAAAGCATTTATGCGTAAAATTCCAGGACGTCTTGTCGGACAAACTGTAGATTCAGATGGTAAACGTGGGTTTGTATTAACGTTACAAGCACGTGAACAGCATATTCGCCGTGATAAAGCGACGTCTAACATTTGTTCAAACCAAGCTTTAAATGCATTAGCAGCATCAGTTGCAATGACGGCACTTGGAAAACAAGGTGTGAAAGAAATGGCACGTCAAAATATTTCTAAAGCACAATATGCAAAACGTCAATTTGAAGCGAAAGGCTTCACTGTAACGTTCGCTGGACCATTCTTCAATGAATTTGTTGTAGATTGTAAACGTCCAGTTAAAGAAATAAATGATGTATTAATACAAAAGAATATTATCGGTGGTTACGACCTAGGCCGTGATTATAAAGAGCATGAAAACCATATGCTTGTAGCAGTAACAGAGCTTCGTACAAAAGAGGAAATTGACACACTTGTAAACGAAATGGGGGCTATCCAATGA
- a CDS encoding YqhG family protein, which yields MQQNEIHNYLYNFFEANNCEILERSPHLLDVQLTIEMDKLLMNRPFYWHYLEKTGGVPNPMRLTLITNPENEENDGELIHYGSPRLHQIFETTKELGSYIRLYEEVKHSGATHTPLHPWLGVNIKVSYQCDRKKDILHSIGIHLISGTMIANFHDTLAEIKLTPKIPDFCFTLSPIIKPQSGLQRIEDALKSIIAEDDHTWAKEARVRWNHDLDLLNRFYEDSDELPESYEIEKQALQEQYEPRITIQIINGGLFYVTANHFLS from the coding sequence ATGCAGCAAAATGAAATTCATAATTACTTATACAACTTTTTTGAGGCGAATAACTGTGAAATTTTAGAGCGTTCCCCTCACCTATTAGACGTGCAGTTAACAATTGAAATGGATAAGTTATTAATGAACCGCCCTTTCTATTGGCACTATCTTGAAAAAACAGGAGGCGTTCCGAACCCGATGCGCCTTACTCTTATTACAAATCCGGAAAACGAAGAAAACGACGGTGAACTTATTCATTACGGTTCACCACGTTTGCATCAAATATTTGAAACGACAAAAGAACTAGGCTCATACATACGTTTATATGAGGAAGTGAAACATAGCGGGGCAACTCATACCCCCCTTCATCCTTGGCTTGGTGTAAATATAAAAGTATCTTATCAATGCGACCGAAAAAAAGACATACTTCATTCCATCGGTATTCATCTTATTTCCGGGACAATGATTGCAAACTTTCATGACACTTTAGCAGAGATCAAACTCACACCGAAAATACCTGATTTTTGTTTTACGCTCTCACCTATCATTAAGCCACAAAGTGGCTTACAACGTATAGAGGATGCTTTAAAAAGTATAATCGCTGAAGATGACCACACGTGGGCAAAAGAAGCGAGAGTGCGTTGGAATCACGATTTAGACCTTTTAAATCGATTTTACGAAGATAGCGATGAACTTCCAGAAAGCTATGAAATTGAAAAGCAAGCATTACAAGAACAATACGAACCACGTATTACAATACAAATTATAAACGGTGGTCTCTTTTATGTTACCGCAAATCATTTTCTATCTTAA
- a CDS encoding VC0807 family protein: MNQNKKAILDLVFYLVFPFLIWKFAKPYIDPYYAMLISSVPGIIYTLYTFKKEKQFNVTGFFILITLISNTAVDLISGSAERMLWNDAYYHIVLGCIVICTIFMKKPIMLYFAADIAALQGHDRDKSRELYRDSRIYPALQYLTLFFGLQFILKSFLKIYFISVFGVDGYGEMRAIMTAVGWGISICIGIGFVWVNNKIHAVTEEKESVQ; this comes from the coding sequence ATGAATCAAAATAAAAAAGCTATATTAGATCTTGTCTTTTATCTCGTATTCCCGTTCCTCATTTGGAAATTTGCAAAACCTTATATCGATCCTTATTACGCAATGTTAATTTCCTCTGTTCCGGGGATTATTTATACACTGTATACCTTTAAAAAAGAAAAACAGTTTAACGTTACAGGGTTCTTTATTTTAATTACACTTATTTCTAATACAGCGGTAGACTTAATATCTGGATCAGCGGAACGAATGCTATGGAATGATGCATATTATCATATCGTACTTGGCTGCATCGTTATATGTACAATCTTTATGAAAAAACCAATTATGTTATATTTCGCAGCGGATATCGCAGCGCTGCAAGGCCATGACCGCGATAAAAGTCGCGAGCTTTACCGGGATAGTCGCATATATCCAGCACTGCAATATTTAACACTATTTTTCGGTCTTCAATTTATATTAAAAAGCTTCTTGAAAATCTATTTCATCTCTGTTTTCGGTGTAGATGGATATGGTGAAATGAGAGCTATTATGACCGCTGTTGGCTGGGGGATTTCTATTTGTATCGGAATTGGATTTGTATGGGTAAACAATAAAATACATGCAGTTACTGAGGAAAAAGAATCCGTGCAGTAA
- a CDS encoding YqzE family protein — protein sequence MSTNDYVRFVTQQFVSYMDAPKEDRKQQKQQRRAEKEPFLNKWFGVMPLSAALFYRNVKNKRKKSS from the coding sequence ATGTCTACTAATGATTATGTACGCTTTGTGACACAGCAATTTGTGTCATATATGGATGCTCCAAAAGAGGATCGAAAACAACAGAAACAACAACGTCGTGCAGAGAAAGAGCCATTCTTAAATAAATGGTTTGGTGTTATGCCGCTGAGCGCTGCCTTGTTTTATCGAAATGTAAAAAATAAAAGAAAAAAATCAAGCTAA
- a CDS encoding shikimate kinase, which yields MKSIYITGYMGAGKTTIGKALSKELHMEVVDTDQKIEEQKEKAIRHIFAEEGERAFREYESEMLRSLSIQNVIITTGGGIIEREENRKWMKENGTVVYLYCDPHVIAERLREDTTRPLFQKKDIDAFVTKFESRRAYYEEADIHIDTTNKSVKQIMNELKQKINE from the coding sequence ATGAAATCTATATATATAACCGGTTATATGGGAGCTGGGAAAACAACAATTGGAAAAGCGTTAAGTAAAGAACTCCATATGGAAGTTGTAGATACAGATCAAAAAATCGAAGAGCAGAAAGAGAAAGCGATTCGGCATATTTTTGCAGAAGAAGGCGAAAGGGCTTTTCGCGAATATGAAAGTGAGATGTTACGTTCACTATCGATTCAGAATGTAATTATTACAACTGGTGGAGGGATTATTGAACGAGAGGAAAATCGAAAGTGGATGAAGGAAAATGGAACTGTTGTGTATTTATATTGTGATCCACATGTAATTGCAGAAAGGCTTCGTGAAGATACGACACGTCCACTATTTCAGAAGAAAGATATAGATGCATTTGTAACGAAATTTGAATCGCGCCGAGCTTATTATGAAGAGGCTGATATTCATATCGATACGACAAATAAGTCGGTAAAGCAAATTATGAATGAATTAAAGCAAAAGATTAATGAATAA
- a CDS encoding SNF2-related protein has protein sequence MNVDISVDRTWQNNFLKRIDEDGPWTNWDLYHLAYKTEKSLLVPTFDGLQAPKHLSHFTPLPHQLEVAQNVIEQMNGKAILADEVGLGKTIEAGLILKEYMVRGLVKKVLILVPASLVSQWAYELNTKFFIPAVAQKKSYSWEQADVIVSSIDTAKRSPHRDIVLNLEYDLIIIDEAHKLKNNKTKNYEFAQRLKKKFCLLLTATPVQNKIDEIFNLVSLLKPGHLGNQSNFEEYYASKNRSTESDEDLKALINKVMVRNRRNNTGIDWPKRHVRTIFVEFNEEEQALYNEIENWRGQDAVTSAFSSLTLKREACSSREAVYYSLKKHVEKRQKENEHYIKDPHIDVLMDKINYIPFNSKANKALELIKEIDDKVIIFTEYRASQMYLQWFLQQHGISSVPFRGGFKRGKKDWMKELFQNRAQVLIATEAGGEGINLQFCSHMINYDLPWNPMRLEQRIGRIHRLGQKNDVHIYNLATKHTVEEHILKLLYEKINLFERVIGELDEILTRINMKNIDAHIQEIFAQSKSEGEIRIKMENLTSIIDFAKRNEAEVQDYAAK, from the coding sequence ATGAATGTCGATATTTCCGTAGATCGAACATGGCAAAACAATTTTTTAAAAAGAATTGATGAAGATGGTCCTTGGACAAATTGGGATTTATATCATTTAGCTTATAAAACAGAGAAATCGTTACTCGTCCCTACTTTTGATGGATTGCAAGCACCGAAACATTTATCACATTTCACGCCGCTTCCACATCAATTAGAGGTCGCTCAAAATGTCATTGAACAAATGAATGGTAAAGCGATTCTAGCAGACGAAGTCGGACTTGGAAAAACGATTGAAGCTGGACTTATTTTAAAAGAATATATGGTTCGAGGACTTGTAAAAAAGGTACTCATTCTCGTTCCAGCTTCTCTCGTATCTCAGTGGGCGTATGAACTAAACACAAAATTTTTTATTCCTGCGGTCGCTCAAAAGAAAAGTTATTCTTGGGAACAAGCTGATGTCATCGTTTCATCAATCGATACTGCGAAACGTTCACCGCATCGCGATATCGTTTTAAACCTAGAGTATGACCTTATTATTATCGATGAAGCACATAAACTAAAAAATAATAAAACAAAAAACTATGAATTTGCACAGCGATTAAAAAAGAAGTTTTGTTTATTACTAACTGCAACTCCTGTTCAAAATAAAATTGATGAAATCTTCAACCTCGTTTCTTTATTAAAACCAGGTCATTTAGGCAATCAATCTAATTTTGAAGAATATTACGCTTCCAAAAATCGTTCCACTGAATCCGATGAAGATTTAAAAGCTCTTATCAATAAAGTAATGGTTCGAAATAGACGCAATAACACTGGCATTGATTGGCCGAAAAGGCATGTACGAACAATCTTCGTTGAATTTAATGAAGAAGAACAAGCTTTGTATAATGAAATTGAAAATTGGCGTGGACAAGATGCCGTCACATCTGCTTTCTCATCCTTAACTTTAAAACGGGAAGCATGTAGTAGTCGTGAAGCTGTTTACTATTCATTAAAAAAACATGTAGAAAAAAGGCAGAAAGAAAATGAGCATTACATAAAGGACCCACATATTGATGTGCTGATGGATAAAATTAATTATATTCCGTTTAACTCCAAAGCAAATAAAGCACTAGAGCTTATAAAAGAAATTGACGATAAAGTCATTATCTTCACTGAATATAGAGCTTCACAAATGTATTTACAATGGTTCTTACAACAACATGGCATTTCCTCTGTACCATTTCGCGGTGGATTTAAGCGCGGGAAAAAAGATTGGATGAAGGAGCTTTTCCAAAATCGTGCCCAAGTATTAATTGCGACCGAAGCTGGTGGTGAAGGAATTAACTTACAATTTTGTAGCCATATGATTAATTACGACTTACCGTGGAATCCAATGCGACTCGAGCAAAGGATTGGACGTATTCACCGTCTTGGACAAAAAAATGATGTTCATATTTATAACTTAGCAACAAAGCACACTGTTGAAGAGCACATTTTAAAACTACTATATGAAAAAATTAATTTATTTGAACGTGTAATCGGTGAACTCGATGAAATTTTAACGAGAATCAACATGAAAAATATTGATGCGCATATTCAAGAAATTTTCGCGCAGTCAAAAAGCGAAGGTGAAATTCGAATCAAGATGGAAAATTTAACATCTATTATCGATTTTGCGAAGCGCAATGAAGCAGAGGTGCAGGACTATGCAGCAAAATGA
- the gcvT gene encoding glycine cleavage system aminomethyltransferase GcvT, which yields MITLQRTPLFDVYAKYGGKTVDFGGWELPVQFSSIKEEHEAVRTGAGLFDVSHMGEVEVKGVDSLAFLQRVVTNDVSTLKVGGAQYTAMCYENGGTVDDLLIYKRGEEDYLLVINASNIEKDYEWLASHVIGDAKVVNVSSEVAQLAIQGPKAEGILQKVVSEDLKEIKFFKFKNNILVDGIPALVSRTGYTGEDGFEIYCKSEDAAKLWEKLLEVGAEEGLKPCGLGARDTLRFEATLPLYGQELSKDITPIEAGIGFAVKPNKEVDFFGKETLKEQKENGASRKLVGIEVIERGIPRTHYPVFIGEEKIGEVTSGTQSPTLKKSIGLALIDVKYAAVDTEVEIEIRNKRVKAVVVPTPFYKRSK from the coding sequence ATGATTACATTACAACGTACACCGTTATTTGATGTATACGCGAAGTATGGTGGGAAAACAGTCGACTTCGGTGGTTGGGAATTACCAGTTCAATTTTCAAGCATTAAAGAGGAACATGAAGCTGTACGTACAGGAGCAGGTTTGTTCGATGTATCTCATATGGGAGAAGTAGAGGTAAAAGGTGTAGATAGTTTAGCATTTTTACAACGTGTTGTTACAAATGACGTATCTACCTTAAAGGTAGGGGGCGCACAATATACAGCTATGTGCTATGAAAATGGTGGCACAGTAGATGATTTATTAATCTACAAACGTGGTGAAGAAGACTATTTATTAGTAATCAATGCATCAAATATCGAGAAAGATTACGAATGGTTAGCTAGCCATGTAATTGGCGATGCGAAAGTAGTCAATGTTTCTAGTGAAGTTGCGCAGCTTGCAATTCAAGGACCAAAAGCAGAAGGCATTTTACAAAAAGTTGTGTCAGAAGATTTGAAAGAAATTAAGTTCTTTAAATTTAAAAATAATATTCTTGTAGATGGAATTCCTGCACTTGTATCTCGTACAGGTTACACAGGTGAAGATGGATTCGAAATTTACTGTAAGAGTGAAGATGCAGCAAAACTTTGGGAGAAACTTCTTGAAGTGGGAGCAGAAGAGGGGTTAAAACCATGTGGCTTAGGTGCTCGTGATACACTTCGCTTCGAAGCAACACTTCCGTTATACGGACAAGAGTTATCAAAAGATATTACACCGATTGAAGCGGGAATTGGCTTTGCGGTAAAACCAAATAAAGAAGTAGATTTCTTTGGAAAAGAAACGTTAAAAGAGCAAAAAGAAAACGGTGCATCTCGTAAATTAGTCGGCATCGAAGTAATCGAACGCGGTATTCCTCGTACGCATTACCCTGTATTTATAGGAGAAGAAAAAATCGGGGAAGTAACGAGTGGTACACAATCTCCAACGTTAAAGAAAAGCATTGGTTTAGCACTAATTGATGTAAAATACGCAGCAGTTGATACAGAAGTAGAAATTGAAATTCGTAATAAACGCGTCAAAGCAGTAGTTGTTCCAACACCATTTTATAAACGTTCAAAGTAA
- a CDS encoding 2OG-Fe(II) oxygenase: MTNNNQIGENKEQTIFDHKGNTIMTEDREIQIISKFEEPLIVVLANVLSDEECDELIELSKSKMKRSKIGSSRNVNDIRTSSGAFLEENELTSKIEKRISSITNVPVAHGEGLHILNYEVDQEYKAHYDYFAEHSRSAGNNRISTLVMYLNDVEEGGETFFPKLNLSVHPRKGMAVYFEYFYQDQSLNELTLHGGAPVTKGEKWVATQWVRRGTYR; the protein is encoded by the coding sequence ATGACAAACAACAATCAAATAGGTGAAAATAAGGAACAAACTATTTTTGATCATAAAGGAAATACGATTATGACAGAGGATAGGGAAATACAAATTATTTCAAAATTCGAAGAACCTCTTATTGTCGTATTAGCAAATGTATTAAGTGATGAAGAATGTGATGAATTAATTGAATTGTCTAAAAGTAAAATGAAGCGTTCTAAAATTGGTTCATCACGTAATGTAAATGATATTCGAACGAGTAGCGGTGCATTTTTAGAAGAAAATGAACTAACTTCGAAGATTGAAAAACGAATTTCATCTATCACAAATGTTCCTGTGGCGCATGGAGAAGGATTGCACATTTTAAATTATGAAGTGGATCAAGAATATAAGGCGCACTATGATTATTTTGCAGAACATAGTAGATCAGCTGGTAATAATCGTATAAGTACTCTTGTGATGTACTTAAATGATGTAGAAGAAGGCGGGGAAACATTCTTTCCGAAATTAAATCTTTCTGTACACCCTAGAAAGGGAATGGCAGTATACTTTGAGTATTTTTATCAGGATCAATCATTAAATGAGCTTACTTTACATGGAGGGGCACCTGTTACGAAAGGCGAGAAATGGGTTGCGACGCAGTGGGTGAGAAGAGGTACTTACAGGTAA